A genomic window from Paraburkholderia phytofirmans OLGA172 includes:
- a CDS encoding ABC transporter ATP-binding protein: protein MKTDDVIVSFRGVRKTYDGETLVVKQLDLDIYQGEFLTLLGPSGSGKTTCLMMLAGFEFPTGGEIWLDGTLLNTVPPHKRNIGMVFQNYALFPHLTVEQNVAYPLTVRKLSAQERAHRTNNALKMVRMESFAKRYPAQLSGGQQQRIALARALVFEPKLVLMDEPLGALDKQLREHMQYELKSLHEKLGVTFVYVTHDQGEALTMSDRVAVFDKGIVQQLDTVDRLYESPCNEFVANFIGDSNKLRGTIANVDGEYCEFHLIDGTRLTGRNIGGAQAGTPAVACIRPERMKLANGVSRPGANALSGEARGLIYFGDHVRMRCGLPEQDECFVKVPLGTDALETFAPGAPIALEFAPEHLRVFAGA, encoded by the coding sequence ATGAAAACCGATGACGTGATCGTCAGCTTTCGAGGTGTGCGCAAGACTTACGACGGCGAAACGCTGGTCGTCAAACAACTCGATCTGGATATCTATCAGGGCGAATTCCTGACGCTGCTCGGACCGTCGGGATCAGGGAAAACCACGTGTCTGATGATGCTGGCGGGCTTCGAATTCCCCACCGGCGGCGAGATCTGGCTCGACGGCACCCTGCTCAATACCGTGCCGCCGCACAAGCGCAACATCGGCATGGTGTTTCAGAACTACGCGCTGTTTCCTCATCTGACGGTTGAGCAGAACGTCGCGTATCCGCTTACGGTGCGCAAGCTCTCGGCGCAAGAGCGCGCGCATCGCACGAATAACGCGCTGAAGATGGTGCGTATGGAGAGTTTCGCCAAGCGTTACCCCGCGCAGCTTTCCGGCGGTCAGCAGCAACGTATCGCGTTGGCGCGGGCGCTCGTGTTCGAGCCGAAGCTTGTGCTGATGGACGAGCCACTCGGCGCACTCGACAAGCAGTTGCGCGAACACATGCAGTACGAACTTAAATCATTGCACGAGAAACTCGGCGTCACGTTCGTGTATGTCACGCACGACCAGGGCGAAGCGCTGACCATGTCCGACCGCGTCGCCGTGTTCGATAAAGGTATCGTGCAGCAACTCGATACCGTGGACCGTCTTTACGAATCGCCGTGCAACGAGTTCGTCGCGAACTTCATCGGCGACAGCAACAAGCTGCGCGGCACGATCGCGAACGTCGACGGCGAGTACTGCGAGTTTCATCTGATTGACGGCACGCGACTTACGGGACGTAATATCGGCGGCGCGCAGGCGGGCACGCCGGCGGTCGCGTGTATCCGGCCCGAGCGCATGAAGCTCGCTAACGGCGTGTCTCGGCCCGGCGCCAACGCGCTGAGCGGTGAGGCGCGCGGGCTGATTTATTTCGGCGACCACGTGCGTATGCGCTGTGGTCTGCCGGAACAGGACGAGTGTTTCGTGAAGGTGCCGCTCGGCACCGACGCACTCGAAACCTTCGCACCTGGCGCGCCCATCGCGCTCGAGTTTGCGCCCGAGCATCTGCGGGTGTTTGCAGGCGCGTGA
- a CDS encoding ABC transporter substrate-binding protein, translating to MSKIGKSRCAIAVGAVALALGAAQVNAAELTVVNFGGANGDAQKVAFNQPFETQTSNKVTAVEYNGEQAKVKAMVEAKHVNWDVVEVESGDIGRGCDEGLYEKLDWSKIGKKSDLIPEAPQTCGVGFFVWSTALAYNADKLKTAPTGWADFWDVKKFPGKRAMRKGARYNLEFALMADGVPPKDVYKVLATKEGQDRAFKKLDELKPNIQWWEAGAQPPQFLVAGDVVMSTAYNGRIDAAQKEGKNLKVVWNGSIYDLDYWAIPKGTPNKALAEKYIAYSISSKPQQDYAHNIAYGPVNVAAIKALDPKTLSNLPNSPANGKNAVLQNLSFWTDHGDELEQRFSSWASK from the coding sequence ATGAGCAAGATCGGGAAATCGCGCTGCGCCATCGCTGTCGGTGCTGTGGCGCTCGCGCTGGGCGCCGCGCAAGTCAATGCAGCCGAACTGACGGTCGTCAATTTCGGCGGTGCGAATGGCGACGCGCAAAAGGTCGCATTCAACCAGCCGTTCGAAACGCAAACCAGCAATAAAGTGACCGCCGTCGAATACAACGGTGAGCAGGCCAAAGTGAAGGCGATGGTCGAAGCGAAGCACGTGAATTGGGACGTGGTGGAAGTTGAGTCGGGTGACATCGGCCGCGGCTGTGACGAAGGGCTGTACGAGAAGCTCGACTGGTCGAAGATTGGCAAGAAGTCGGATCTGATTCCGGAAGCGCCGCAAACTTGTGGCGTCGGTTTCTTCGTATGGTCGACGGCACTCGCGTACAACGCCGACAAGCTGAAAACCGCGCCGACCGGCTGGGCCGACTTCTGGGACGTGAAGAAATTCCCGGGTAAGCGCGCGATGCGCAAGGGGGCGCGTTACAACCTCGAATTCGCACTGATGGCCGACGGCGTGCCGCCGAAGGACGTCTACAAGGTGCTCGCCACCAAGGAAGGTCAGGACCGTGCGTTCAAGAAGCTCGACGAGCTGAAGCCAAATATCCAGTGGTGGGAAGCGGGCGCGCAGCCGCCGCAATTCCTTGTCGCGGGTGACGTGGTGATGTCGACTGCGTACAACGGTCGTATCGACGCCGCGCAGAAGGAAGGAAAGAACCTCAAGGTGGTGTGGAACGGCAGCATTTACGACCTCGACTACTGGGCGATTCCGAAGGGCACGCCGAACAAGGCGCTGGCCGAGAAGTACATCGCGTATTCGATTTCGTCGAAGCCGCAGCAGGATTACGCGCACAACATCGCGTACGGTCCGGTGAACGTGGCGGCCATCAAGGCGCTCGATCCGAAGACGCTGTCCAATCTGCCGAACTCGCCGGCTAACGGCAAGAACGCCGTGCTGCAGAACCTCTCGTTCTGGACCGATCATGGCGATGAGCTGGAGCAACGTTTTTCGTCTTGGGCTTCGAAGTAA
- a CDS encoding ABC transporter permease, giving the protein MTIAADSTPESNVRLKRELKAAEAKKRAMALLLIAPLAIFLLLIFVVPIGALLTRAAQNPEVVNALPHTLNALSGWDRKALPPDAAYSALAVDLAAIADSDGMGALARRLNVEIPGYRSLVAKSAHAMPFVDDNSKPLTLTPAQMHAKFVELDERWNNIAYWQAIAKNSGAYSPFYLLASLDHKQDGFGHIIETDPDQQIYLHVFSRTFVIGAVVTFFALLLGYPLAYWISTLSDRRANLVMILVLIPFWTSILVRVAAWIVILQSEGLVNKALIASGLLHDPLSLLFNRTGVYISMTHILLPFMILPLYSVMKSIPPTYQRAAISLGSHPFAAFWRVYVPQTYPGIGAGALLVFILAIGYYITPALLGGPNDQMVSYYVAYFTNVTINWGMACALGGLLLAATLVLYVIYGRFTRSSLSLG; this is encoded by the coding sequence ATGACGATCGCCGCCGATTCGACGCCTGAGTCGAATGTTCGACTTAAGCGGGAACTAAAGGCAGCGGAGGCGAAGAAGCGCGCAATGGCGCTGCTGCTGATTGCGCCGCTCGCCATTTTTCTGCTGCTGATTTTTGTCGTGCCGATCGGCGCGCTATTGACGCGGGCCGCGCAGAATCCGGAAGTGGTGAACGCCCTGCCGCATACGCTCAATGCGTTGAGCGGTTGGGATCGCAAGGCGCTGCCGCCCGATGCCGCGTACTCCGCGCTGGCCGTGGACTTGGCGGCGATTGCCGATAGCGATGGCATGGGCGCGCTGGCGCGACGGCTGAACGTGGAAATTCCAGGCTATCGCTCGTTGGTCGCAAAATCGGCTCACGCCATGCCGTTCGTCGACGACAACAGCAAGCCATTGACGCTCACGCCGGCCCAGATGCACGCGAAGTTCGTCGAACTCGACGAACGCTGGAACAACATCGCGTACTGGCAGGCGATCGCGAAGAATTCCGGTGCATATTCGCCGTTTTATCTGCTGGCCTCTTTGGACCACAAGCAGGATGGATTTGGTCACATCATCGAGACGGATCCGGACCAACAGATTTATCTCCACGTATTCAGCCGCACTTTCGTGATCGGCGCGGTCGTGACATTCTTTGCGCTGCTGCTCGGTTACCCGCTCGCTTACTGGATTTCGACGCTCTCCGATCGCCGCGCGAATCTGGTGATGATCCTCGTGCTGATTCCGTTCTGGACCTCGATCCTCGTACGCGTGGCCGCATGGATCGTGATTCTGCAAAGCGAAGGGTTGGTGAACAAGGCGCTGATCGCCAGCGGGCTTCTGCACGATCCGTTGTCGCTGCTGTTCAACCGCACGGGCGTGTACATCTCGATGACGCACATTCTGCTGCCGTTCATGATCCTGCCGCTGTATAGCGTGATGAAGTCGATCCCGCCGACCTATCAGCGCGCCGCGATCTCGCTTGGCAGTCATCCGTTCGCCGCGTTCTGGCGCGTGTATGTGCCGCAGACTTATCCGGGCATCGGCGCGGGTGCGTTGCTGGTGTTCATTCTGGCAATCGGCTACTACATCACGCCGGCCTTGCTCGGCGGACCGAACGATCAGATGGTCAGCTACTACGTCGCGTACTTCACCAACGTGACGATCAACTGGGGTATGGCGTGTGCGCTCGGCGGCTTGCTGCTCGCCGCGACGCTCGTGCTGTATGTCATCTACGGGCGCTTCACGCGTTCGTCCCTGAGCCTCGGCTGA
- a CDS encoding ABC transporter permease, with the protein MKLAKPLFAPHTSLIERVWYFALRALAVLTLLYLILPVLAIVPLSFSSSTFLVYPIPGWSLRWYENLIGSDEWRMAAKNSFIVAPSATVVATVLGTLAAIGLTKANFRGKALLMAVLISPMIVPVVVVGVGMYLFFAPLGLANTYIGLILAHASLGVPFVVTTVAATLQGFNYNLVRASLSLGANPVKTFFRITLPVIAPGVISGALFAFATSFDEVVVTLFLAGADQTTLPRQMFTGIRENISPTIAALATILIVFSTCLLLALEWLRGRNAARAVAA; encoded by the coding sequence ATGAAACTTGCCAAGCCCTTGTTTGCGCCGCATACGTCCTTGATTGAACGCGTGTGGTATTTCGCGTTGCGCGCGCTTGCCGTGCTGACGCTGCTGTATTTGATCCTGCCGGTGCTGGCGATTGTGCCGTTGTCGTTTTCTTCCAGCACGTTTCTGGTGTATCCGATTCCGGGCTGGTCGCTGCGCTGGTATGAGAACCTGATTGGCTCCGATGAATGGCGCATGGCGGCCAAAAACAGCTTTATCGTTGCGCCTTCGGCGACTGTCGTGGCGACGGTGCTCGGCACGTTGGCTGCGATCGGCCTGACCAAAGCGAATTTCCGCGGCAAGGCCCTACTGATGGCGGTTCTGATTTCGCCGATGATCGTGCCGGTGGTGGTGGTCGGCGTCGGCATGTATCTGTTTTTTGCGCCGCTTGGGCTGGCGAATACGTATATCGGGTTGATTCTTGCGCATGCGTCGCTCGGCGTGCCGTTCGTGGTGACGACGGTGGCGGCGACGTTGCAAGGCTTCAATTACAACCTGGTGCGTGCGAGTTTGTCGCTGGGTGCGAATCCTGTGAAGACGTTCTTCCGCATCACGTTGCCAGTGATTGCGCCGGGCGTGATTTCGGGCGCGCTGTTCGCGTTTGCTACCTCGTTTGACGAAGTGGTCGTGACGCTGTTCCTGGCTGGAGCGGATCAAACCACCCTGCCGCGTCAGATGTTCACCGGTATTCGCGAGAACATCAGCCCGACTATCGCGGCGTTGGCGACGATTTTGATCGTGTTTTCGACGTGTCTGTTGCTTGCGTTGGAATGGCTGCGGGGAAGGAATGCGGCACGGGCGGTGGCAGCGTAA
- a CDS encoding tetratricopeptide repeat protein, with amino-acid sequence MKTLAHASSDDVATLYNEALQAHNAGHFDTAATILNLILSQHPSHADSLHLGGLVTLASGHTEAASEWVERAIEARPDPVFYNTLAVIQCRLRAFARSAQSASRGLALQPDLPVLHYNHALALQYQDRVEESAISYRRALELDPGNSAAHNNLGLISKALGALDEAELRFRCAIALAPDNLSARSNLGHTLLAAERYEEAWPFFEDRRASFEDSNGTPQAARPQLPLPQWKGESPEITDVEHRKSARNTRLLIIHEQGYGDSLQFVRYLPLALERFSQVAYVCPSSLQRLYERSFSSCWPGLVLIDALPEDLSDWDWYCPLMSLPMAFGARFHNVPATIPYLFADADRAGEWRARLTALPNPGLPRVGIVWAGGHSGIDVDRLRSLSPAQIAPLLALPHVRWVSLQKTDDPTKRLGEASRGHLIDWTDELTDFADTAALLENLDLVISADTSVAHLAAAMGKRVWLLNRFAGCWRWGCGRDDSPWYPSLRIFTQSQRGNWDDVLARVAVALQQSFLLHDAHRGEERGLPHAEHQTP; translated from the coding sequence ATGAAAACTCTCGCTCACGCGTCGTCCGACGACGTTGCGACCTTATACAACGAGGCCTTGCAGGCCCACAATGCCGGACACTTCGACACTGCGGCGACAATCCTCAATCTGATCCTGAGCCAACACCCAAGTCACGCCGACTCCCTGCATTTAGGCGGCCTCGTCACGCTGGCATCAGGCCATACCGAGGCTGCGTCAGAGTGGGTTGAGCGTGCGATCGAGGCCCGACCCGATCCCGTCTTCTACAACACCCTGGCTGTGATTCAGTGCAGATTGCGCGCGTTTGCCCGTTCAGCTCAAAGTGCCTCGCGAGGTTTGGCGCTACAGCCAGACTTGCCGGTACTCCACTACAACCATGCGTTGGCGCTGCAGTACCAGGATCGCGTTGAGGAGTCGGCCATCAGCTATCGCCGGGCGCTCGAACTCGACCCAGGCAACTCGGCAGCACACAACAACCTGGGCCTCATCTCCAAGGCATTGGGCGCACTTGACGAGGCGGAGCTGCGCTTCCGTTGTGCTATCGCACTCGCTCCTGACAACCTCAGCGCGCGCAGCAATCTTGGCCATACCCTGCTTGCGGCAGAGCGCTATGAAGAGGCGTGGCCGTTCTTCGAAGATCGCCGGGCCAGTTTCGAGGACTCCAATGGGACGCCGCAAGCCGCACGGCCACAGTTACCGTTGCCGCAATGGAAGGGCGAGAGCCCGGAAATAACAGATGTTGAGCACAGAAAATCCGCACGGAACACGCGCCTGCTCATCATTCACGAACAAGGGTACGGTGACAGCCTCCAGTTTGTGCGTTATCTCCCACTGGCGCTCGAACGATTTTCGCAAGTAGCCTATGTTTGCCCTTCCTCCTTGCAGCGTCTCTACGAACGATCATTTTCTTCCTGCTGGCCGGGTCTCGTGCTGATCGATGCATTACCTGAGGATCTGAGCGACTGGGACTGGTACTGCCCTCTGATGTCATTGCCAATGGCGTTCGGCGCTCGATTCCACAATGTTCCAGCCACCATCCCCTATCTGTTCGCCGACGCTGACCGCGCCGGCGAGTGGCGCGCGCGACTCACCGCCCTGCCGAATCCCGGATTGCCGCGCGTCGGCATAGTTTGGGCGGGCGGTCATTCAGGCATAGATGTTGACCGGCTACGCAGTCTGAGTCCCGCGCAAATCGCGCCGCTGCTAGCGTTGCCGCACGTACGCTGGGTCAGCCTGCAAAAGACTGATGACCCGACGAAGCGCCTCGGTGAGGCAAGCCGCGGGCATCTAATTGACTGGACGGATGAGCTCACCGACTTTGCCGACACCGCAGCCCTGTTAGAAAACCTCGATTTAGTCATCTCCGCCGACACCTCAGTAGCGCATCTCGCTGCGGCGATGGGAAAACGCGTCTGGTTGCTCAACCGCTTCGCAGGATGCTGGCGCTGGGGGTGCGGTCGGGATGACAGCCCCTGGTATCCCAGCTTGCGCATCTTCACCCAGTCGCAGCGAGGCAACTGGGACGACGTGCTGGCAAGGGTTGCCGTGGCTCTGCAGCAGAGCTTCTTGCTACATGACGCGCATCGTGGCGAAGAACGCGGTCTCCCCCACGCAGAACATCAGACGCCTTAA
- a CDS encoding efflux transporter outer membrane subunit codes for MKPLAYLSVVALCGCAVGPDFQPPAAPDTQTYTHEAQPARTVTASGVAGASQTFVAAEHATPMWWKQFQSDALNRLVEQALQQSPTLTQARAKLIEARENYNAQFGATAFPAVDATVSGVRQRVDIAAFGIPNVPNQGPFTLYNASVSVSYALDIFGGNRRALEALMAQVDYQSFEFEAARLSLAGNVVSTVVRRASLKQQIALTQRLADTQAQQLKITEGRFAAGGVSQLDVRSQRTLLAQTRASLPPLATQLAQTDHQLAILRGMPPSKADFADLTLDSLHLPDTLPLTLPSTLARERPDIRASEALLHQASANVGVATANLFPQFSISAGIGSERTNIQDVVSGLNIWNFGLNLTQPIFRGGELRAKKRSAQAAYDAALADYQQTVLQALQQVADTLTALQDDAHELRARDEAAQQAQASLLIAQAQYSAGGVSQFSLLDTQRQVLQTALDRTRAQADRFADTAALFQSLGGEWQVSAAP; via the coding sequence ATGAAGCCGCTCGCTTACTTGTCCGTCGTCGCGCTGTGCGGTTGCGCGGTGGGGCCGGATTTTCAGCCGCCGGCGGCGCCTGACACGCAAACCTATACACATGAAGCGCAACCCGCCAGGACCGTCACGGCCAGCGGTGTGGCTGGCGCATCGCAGACATTTGTCGCGGCTGAGCATGCGACACCGATGTGGTGGAAGCAGTTTCAGTCCGATGCGCTCAATCGTCTCGTCGAGCAGGCCCTGCAACAAAGCCCCACGCTCACGCAAGCCCGCGCGAAGCTGATCGAGGCACGCGAAAACTACAACGCGCAATTCGGCGCGACCGCATTCCCCGCTGTCGACGCGACCGTATCCGGCGTGCGGCAGCGGGTCGATATCGCGGCGTTCGGCATTCCGAATGTGCCCAACCAGGGGCCGTTTACGCTTTACAACGCGTCGGTGAGCGTGTCCTACGCGCTCGATATTTTCGGCGGCAATCGCCGGGCGCTGGAAGCGCTTATGGCGCAAGTCGACTATCAGTCGTTCGAGTTCGAAGCGGCGCGGCTCTCGCTCGCCGGCAATGTGGTTTCGACTGTGGTTCGGCGCGCGTCTTTAAAGCAGCAGATCGCCTTGACGCAGCGCCTCGCGGACACCCAGGCGCAGCAACTCAAGATCACCGAGGGGCGGTTCGCAGCAGGCGGCGTCTCGCAACTCGATGTGCGCAGCCAGCGCACGCTGCTCGCGCAGACCCGTGCGTCGTTGCCGCCACTCGCGACACAACTTGCGCAGACCGACCACCAACTCGCTATCCTGCGTGGCATGCCGCCCTCGAAGGCGGACTTCGCAGACCTGACGCTCGATTCGCTGCATCTGCCGGATACGTTGCCGCTCACATTGCCATCGACGCTCGCGCGCGAACGGCCTGATATCCGCGCATCGGAGGCGTTGTTACATCAAGCGAGCGCGAATGTCGGCGTGGCAACGGCGAACCTGTTTCCGCAATTTTCCATTTCGGCTGGGATCGGTTCGGAACGCACGAACATTCAGGACGTGGTCAGCGGGCTGAATATCTGGAATTTCGGCCTGAATCTCACCCAACCGATTTTCCGCGGCGGCGAACTGCGCGCAAAGAAGCGCTCCGCGCAAGCGGCTTATGATGCGGCTCTAGCTGATTATCAGCAGACGGTGCTGCAGGCGCTGCAGCAGGTTGCTGACACGCTGACAGCGCTACAGGACGATGCGCACGAACTGCGGGCTCGCGACGAGGCCGCGCAGCAGGCGCAAGCGAGTCTGCTTATCGCACAAGCGCAGTATTCGGCGGGCGGCGTCAGTCAGTTCAGCCTGCTCGATACGCAGCGCCAGGTGTTGCAAACCGCGCTCGACCGGACCCGCGCACAGGCCGACCGGTTTGCCGATACGGCTGCGTTGTTTCAGTCGCTGGGAGGTGAATGGCAGGTATCGGCCGCGCCGTAG
- a CDS encoding ABC transporter permease has protein sequence MSTRVLFSLSRWWSIVLKEFLQLKRDRITFAMIVGLPVIQLTLFGFAINTDPKHLPTAVIIGDDSTFSRSFIAAMKNSAYFDIVESLPNEEAGRRALAQGRVQFVLSVPVDFSKRLLRGERPSLLVEADATDPTATNTALAALPGLVQPVADKDITGVLAHLNGTPAAFDVQVHRLYNPEGITQYNVVPGLMGVILTMTMVMMTGLAITRERERGTMENLLATPVLPIEVMTGKIVPYVMIGLVQASIILTAARFVFGVPFAGSLLAIYLAALLFIAANLTVGITLSSIAQNQLQAMQLTVFYFLPSLLLSGFMFPFAGMPRWAQFIGNLLPLTYFNRLVRGILLKGNDWADLWPSVWPVALFMVVVMGVALRFYRRTLD, from the coding sequence GTGAGCACGCGCGTCCTGTTTTCGCTGTCGCGCTGGTGGAGCATCGTGCTCAAAGAATTTCTGCAGTTAAAGCGCGACCGCATCACGTTCGCGATGATCGTCGGCCTGCCGGTCATTCAGCTCACGCTGTTCGGCTTCGCGATCAATACCGACCCGAAGCATCTGCCAACGGCTGTCATCATCGGCGACGACAGCACGTTTTCGCGCAGCTTCATCGCCGCGATGAAAAACTCCGCTTATTTCGACATCGTCGAATCCTTGCCCAACGAGGAGGCCGGCCGCCGCGCTCTTGCCCAAGGCCGGGTGCAGTTCGTGTTGTCGGTGCCGGTGGATTTTTCGAAGCGTCTGCTGCGCGGTGAACGTCCTTCGCTGCTGGTCGAAGCCGATGCGACCGACCCCACCGCGACGAACACCGCGCTCGCCGCGCTGCCAGGCCTTGTGCAACCGGTCGCGGACAAGGACATCACCGGGGTGCTCGCCCATCTGAACGGTACTCCGGCCGCTTTCGACGTCCAGGTGCACCGCCTCTACAACCCCGAAGGCATCACGCAATACAACGTCGTGCCGGGTCTGATGGGTGTGATCCTGACGATGACGATGGTGATGATGACCGGCCTCGCCATCACCCGCGAGCGCGAGCGCGGCACGATGGAAAACCTGCTCGCCACGCCCGTGCTACCGATCGAAGTAATGACCGGCAAAATCGTGCCTTACGTGATGATCGGGCTGGTGCAGGCATCGATCATTCTGACCGCGGCGCGCTTCGTGTTTGGGGTGCCATTTGCCGGCAGCCTGTTGGCAATCTATCTGGCTGCGTTGCTGTTTATCGCGGCGAATCTGACGGTCGGCATCACGCTTTCGTCGATTGCGCAGAATCAGTTGCAGGCGATGCAACTGACCGTGTTCTATTTTCTGCCGAGTCTGTTGCTATCCGGTTTCATGTTCCCGTTCGCGGGCATGCCACGCTGGGCGCAATTCATCGGCAATCTGCTGCCGCTCACCTATTTCAACAGGCTGGTTCGCGGCATCCTGCTCAAAGGAAACGACTGGGCCGACCTGTGGCCGTCGGTGTGGCCCGTGGCGCTGTTCATGGTCGTCGTGATGGGCGTCGCGCTGCGTTTCTACCGGCGCACGCTCGACTAG
- a CDS encoding ABC transporter ATP-binding protein produces the protein MKPPAPQYAQYAIDVHKLNKHFGDKHVVNDVTLQVAHGEIFGFLGPNGSGKTTSIRLMCGLLTPDSGSGTCLGYDIVRESAQIKRNVGYMTQRFSYWDDLTIRENLDFVARIYQMANRREAVDRSLESLGLQSRADQLTGALSGGWKQRLALAACMLHEPQLLLLDEPTAGVDPNARREFWEELHRLAARGISVLVSTHYMDEAERCHKLAYIAYGKLLAQGTSKDVIESQNLATWTIYGEHLSKLSEQLRKTPGVDQTVVFGSALHVSGIDHAALEAAIRHATEGTALRAERIETRLEDVFIYLMGHSTDNYGAQP, from the coding sequence ATGAAACCGCCCGCGCCGCAATATGCGCAATACGCGATCGACGTGCACAAGCTCAACAAGCACTTCGGCGATAAACATGTCGTGAACGACGTGACATTGCAGGTCGCGCACGGCGAGATTTTCGGCTTTCTCGGACCGAACGGCAGCGGCAAGACCACCTCGATCCGTTTGATGTGCGGACTGCTCACACCGGATTCGGGCAGCGGCACCTGTCTCGGTTACGACATCGTGCGCGAGAGCGCACAGATCAAACGCAACGTCGGCTATATGACGCAACGCTTCTCGTATTGGGACGACCTGACGATCCGCGAGAACCTCGACTTCGTCGCCCGCATCTATCAGATGGCGAACCGGCGCGAGGCGGTTGACCGTTCGCTCGAATCGCTGGGTCTGCAAAGTCGCGCGGATCAGCTGACCGGTGCGTTGTCCGGCGGCTGGAAGCAGCGGCTCGCGCTTGCAGCCTGCATGCTGCACGAGCCTCAGCTCCTGTTACTCGACGAACCGACTGCAGGCGTCGATCCGAACGCACGCCGTGAATTCTGGGAGGAATTGCATCGCCTCGCCGCGCGCGGCATTTCGGTACTGGTCAGCACGCATTACATGGATGAAGCCGAGCGCTGCCATAAGCTCGCGTACATCGCGTACGGCAAGCTGCTTGCGCAAGGCACTTCGAAGGACGTGATCGAATCGCAGAATCTCGCGACCTGGACCATCTACGGCGAGCACCTGAGCAAACTGTCGGAACAATTGCGCAAGACACCTGGCGTCGATCAGACCGTCGTATTCGGCTCGGCGTTGCACGTCAGCGGCATCGACCATGCCGCGCTCGAAGCTGCGATCAGGCACGCAACCGAGGGCACTGCGCTGCGCGCCGAGCGCATCGAAACCCGGCTTGAAGACGTGTTCATCTACCTGATGGGCCACTCCACCGACAACTACGGGGCGCAACCGTGA
- a CDS encoding HlyD family secretion protein — MSRPCSACVCLLLAATVLAACSHRDNNVYQGYIEGEFVYLGSSQSGKLTQLTVARGQTVDASAPVFTLESVDETAALQQAQRQLAAARAQLADIQTGKRRPEVNVTKAQLAQAVANARKAALQLTRDEAQYRAGGIPKAQLDDSRANADATAAQVRELSNQVDVAQLPGRSQQITAQSAQVEAAQAAVAQAQWKLDQKRVNAPAAGLVYDTLYRVGEWVQAGNPVVQMLPPQNVKVRFFVPETVVGKLAPGRALSIHCDGCAADVPAKITYISSEAEYTPPVIYSNENRAKLMFMVEARSSAADAVKLHPGQPVAVNLQ, encoded by the coding sequence ATGAGTCGTCCTTGCAGCGCCTGCGTTTGTCTGCTGCTCGCGGCGACGGTCCTCGCAGCCTGTTCGCATCGCGACAACAACGTCTATCAGGGCTATATCGAGGGCGAGTTCGTGTATCTCGGCTCGTCGCAATCCGGCAAGCTCACGCAGTTGACGGTCGCACGAGGACAGACCGTCGACGCAAGCGCACCGGTATTCACGCTCGAATCTGTCGACGAAACCGCCGCTTTGCAGCAGGCCCAACGGCAACTCGCCGCGGCACGCGCACAGCTAGCCGATATCCAAACCGGCAAGCGCCGTCCAGAAGTGAACGTCACCAAAGCGCAACTCGCGCAAGCGGTCGCCAATGCGCGCAAGGCAGCGCTGCAACTCACGCGCGATGAAGCGCAGTACCGCGCGGGTGGCATCCCGAAAGCACAACTCGACGATTCGCGCGCCAACGCAGACGCCACCGCCGCGCAAGTGCGGGAACTGAGCAACCAGGTCGACGTCGCGCAGCTCCCCGGCCGTTCGCAGCAAATCACTGCGCAGAGCGCGCAAGTCGAAGCCGCCCAGGCCGCCGTCGCCCAGGCGCAATGGAAGCTCGACCAGAAGCGCGTCAACGCACCGGCGGCAGGACTCGTCTACGACACGCTGTATCGCGTCGGAGAGTGGGTACAAGCGGGCAATCCGGTCGTACAGATGCTGCCGCCGCAGAACGTGAAAGTGCGCTTCTTCGTACCGGAGACCGTGGTCGGCAAGCTCGCGCCAGGCCGTGCGCTTTCCATTCATTGCGACGGATGCGCCGCCGACGTCCCAGCGAAAATCACGTACATATCGAGCGAGGCCGAATACACACCGCCGGTGATCTACAGCAATGAGAACCGCGCGAAGCTGATGTTCATGGTCGAAGCCCGCTCTTCCGCCGCCGACGCAGTCAAGCTGCACCCCGGCCAACCCGTTGCCGTGAACCTGCAATGA